TTTATCGCTTTAGGATATCCCATCATATTAGGCACTGTTTTGGCAACTATTGTTTACACGGGAGGAATGTTTTTAGGCCTAACAGGGAAACAAGCGATGTTTGTTTTTTATGGGCTGGTTTTATTGACAGCGTTCCTCTTGGGGAAAATAAAAGGAACAGTTTTTGATGAATATACTGATGAAGGTTTATTGGGGAAGGAGGTGATTGACGCATGAGACGAAAAATATTAGCAGCTTTAATAATGGCATTGTTTGCGTCGTTTGTAATGAGTACGGGAGCTTTGGCACACACTCCTATGTGCTATTGCTACTTGAATGGAGACGGAACAATTACATGTGAAGGCGGGTTTTCCGATGGTTCGTCTGCAACAGGAGTAAAAATGACGGTCCAGGATAGTGATGGAGAAGTTCTTATAGAAGGAAAAATGGATGAGTTGAGTGAGTTCTGTTTTGAAAAGCCAGACGTTCCTTTTGTTGTAGTTTTTGACGCAGGTCCAGGTCACATTGTTGAAGTAAAAGGTGAGGATATCACAGACTGAAAAAAGCGCTACCAAGGAAACGGCGCTCGTTTCCTTGGTAGCGGCCACTTGAAAATGAGTAAAACCGTGCATAGAACACCAAAGATTATATCGTTAATAGTTGTGATTGACAAAGCAAAGGAGAGAAAATGATGATGATAAAGAATGCAACCAAAGCACTTTTAACAGGTATCATGGTTTGTGTTTTTGCTCTTCCGGCCTTTGCGCACTTTCAAATGGTGTATACTTCCGAGAGTGCCCTTGAAAAAGGCGGGGATATTGATCTTAAACTAGTGTTTACCCATCCCTTTGAAGCTGGCCATACTATGAAAATGGAGCAGCCTGAAGCATTTTATGTGGTTCACAAAGAAAAAAAGACAAATTTGCTCAAAGAAACTAAACAGATTACCTGGACAAGCCTTACTAATAGTGAAAAAGCTTTTGAACGGTCTTACAAGCTTAGAGGTATGGGAGATTTTGTATTTTGTCTCATCCCAGCTCCTTATTTCGAAGCACAGGAGGATGCCTACATCCAGCAAATGACAAAAGTTGTAGTTAATGTTGCCGGAATTCCTACGGATTGGGATGGAGAAATGGGACTTCCGGCTGAAATAGTTCCCCTTGACAAACCCTATGCACTTTGGACAGGAAATGTATTTAGAGGTATTGTCAAAAGCGAAGGCAATCCCGTTCCTTTTGCCGAAATTGAAGTTGAATATTTAAATCATGAACCACTTATGGATAAAAACAGTTTTGCAAAAGAAGCCCATGTAGAAGCTCCACAGGATGCATTTGTTACGATGACGATTAAAGCCGATGCAAATGGTTGTTTCACCTTCGGCATTCCTCGTAAAGGCTGGTGGGGATTTGCGGCCCTCGGTGTAGGGCCTAAGAATACACATGAAGGCAAGGAGTTAAGTCAAGATGCTGTTATCTGGGTTCAGGCCAGAGATATGAAGTAACATAAAGCATAGTTTCAATCTATCCCCTCTATTCCTTCTAACAACAAGCCGAGCACGAAGAAAAGTGCAATTTTGTGCTTGGCTTGTTGTTTAAGTATAAATAGAGAGAAATAATTGGCAAAAAGGGCCTATTTAGCGAAAATGTCAAAAGTTTAAAAAGCGTACCGATTATGACTTTAAAACGACCTTTTACGCAACATAAGATACATTATATGACACTATCTAAAACTACACTCCTTTACTTCTCTCCTCATTTAGCTCTTGTTAAAAATAATAAAAAAGAGATCCGCAGGTAGTTTACGGATCTCTTTGCTCTTTGAGCTTCAATTTCTACTTATAATTCTTTTAAGAAAAAAATTGAGCTTTAAATTTTATTAGTCAAGATATTCGTATGAATAAGAAGGACAATCTCCCCAGACCTTTTCTAAATGATAAAATTCTCGTCCCTTGCGGCTAAATATATGAATAACAATGTTTCCCGCATCTATCAGGCACCACTGGGTGCTGTTGCGTCCTTCTATAATCGATGACACCCCTTTTTTGTCGAGTGCTTCTTCTGTCGCGTTTAGCAGGGTTCCCATATGAATATCTGAATTGGCCGTCACGAGTATAAAGGTATCTGATATGGTTGATTTTTCCCCAAGATCCATCAGGGTAATATCTAGGCCCCTTTTATCGGCCAGAGCGTCAAGTAAAAACATATATTGGTTCACTAACTCCTTTTTATCACTCATTCGCGGATGATCCCTCCCTTTACTGTTTTGTTGTAATGTTCTTTACTCTATTTAATATTGTATCCTTATCGTGTCCAAGTACAAGCGTTACGTGGGCTATTGTTTCGTTTACTTGTACAAGCTGATTCGAAATACCACAGATCTCTTTGAGTATATTTGCGTTTTGCTGTGCTTCATCGCCCTTTTTGGTCGGGTATTGTATGCTTGAATAATGGTAGTCATAATGTTTGGCATTTCCTACATAGGCGACGTCAATTCCGGCTTTTTGGAAATAGGAAGATGCTGTCTTGCCTAGTCCCGCTTGCCCGTCTCCGTTAAGAATAGCTATAGGCATGTTCAGCTTTTTTACAAGTTCCATTAAGTTCTGTTCTTCTACTGTCTGTATAGCTGCTGTTTGAGTTGCGGCTTCTTCTGCGGCACTTTCTTCTCCAGGCAACGGGCCGCTGAGTAACGTTGATGCCGCAGCGAGGTCTCCAAGCCAGTAGCTTACATTAGATATATAAGCGGCTTTTCCTGGCAATGTAAAAAATGCCATATTTTGAGTATTTATATCTCTGAGATAGGAAGTCAACTGTACTGCCTGGGTCATTGTCATGTTCGTATTGACGAGATTAAGGATCTCCTTTGCGAAGTCTGGCAGCTTTGGCAGCATCTCTGGTGATTGTACCTTCTTCATGACTGCTTTGATAAATTGCTGTTGTCGCTGCACTCTTCCAATATCTCCCAAGGCATCATTTCTAAAACGTACATATTCAAGGGCTGTCTTTCCGTTCATTTGTCGCAGTCCTTTAGGTATATTGATGAAAAGTTTTCCTGCCTTATCCTGATAGTATAGTCTTTTTTCCACGTTGATCTCTACTCCACCAATCATGTCAACTATTTTAGGGAAGCTTTCATAGTTGACCAGTACATGATAATTAATTGGAAGACCAAGATAATTGATAATGGTTTGCCGTAACAGGTCAGTTCCACCGTAAGCATAGGCGTGATTGAGTTTTTGCCAGCCATGCCCCGGGATTTGTACTCGTGTATCTCTTGGGAGAGACATGAAACGAACAATTTTATCGTCTATGTCAATGGTCGCAAGTCCAATGGTATCAGAGCGATGTCCTCCTTCCACATCATCAATGCCTACTACGAGAACATTTATATTCCCAGTTTCCTTGTCATAGGAAATACTTTCTTTTATATGTTCTGGTTGAGGGGCAACAATGTTCTGCAGTCGAAAGAAAACACCTGCTCCTATTGAAAGTACAGCTAAAGTGGCAATTAACGCGATTTTGGTGATTTTCATTCCACTCACCGCCCAATCCTTTTGTATAGACCTTTTTTATAGATATACCGTTCTACAAGCTCCGGCACTAAATAGCGTATGTTTTTTCCGCTTTCAATGCGTTTCCTAATTTCTGTGCTGGAAATGGAAAGAAGAGGCGTTTCAAGAGGTATAACATGTCCTTTAAACTCTTCTGGCAATAGATCAGGAAGTAACCCCAATTTTTCTGTTTGGTAGCCTGGTCTATTAACTGCAACAATCTTGCATAACGTAGGAAGAGTCTTGTATTCTTTCCATGTAGTGATGTTTAGCACGGCATCAAGGCCAGTAATAAAGAAAAACTGAACGCTATCCGGTGCGTACCAATGGCGCATCTCCCGCAACGTGTCTACTGTATGGCTAGACTCTTTGCGGTCAATTTCAATCCTCGACAGTTTGAAATGAGGATTGGCAAGCGTTGCCAATAGTGTCATAGTATAGCGATCTTCCGCTAAGGAAACGCCCTTCATGCGTTTATGTGGTGGATCTCCGGTAGGGACAAATATTACCTCATCAAGACCCAACGCAAAAAAGGTTTCTTCCGCTGCCAGAAGATGTCCATAATGGATGGGATCGAATGTCCCACCCATTATTCCTATTTTTCTAGTTCGAATCACATGTCCGTCCAAATTCACAAGCATTGTCCTCCCGCTTTTACTCTTGAACCTGTTCGGGTTGGTATTCGAATTCTATTTCCCCTATAACCACTGTATCTCCTTCTTTGGCACCTTCTTTTTCCAAAAGCTCTTCAATACGATATTTTTTGAGAAGCCTTGCGAAATGATACAACGCGTCGTCCTGTTCAAAATCGTAACGCTTCAGTATTTTTTCCAGTCCTTCATGGATGACTCTGAATCCAGCGTCATCATCAAGTTTGACAACACGGGCCTTTTCAAATCTCCTTCTTGAAGTTGCAGCTCTTTCTTCTGGGTGTTCCAGAGTTTCAAATAGACGTATCTCGCTGTGAGGCCTGGTATGTTCTCTGCACAGTGCTACGATATTTCCCATAAACTCGGCTATTCCTTCGCCAGTAATGGCACTTGTGTTGTAATAGGGGATATTCCTGGCTTTCATAAAAGACTCTATAGCTGGGGCATTTTCATGGCCTCGCTCTATATCTATCTTGTTGCCCACCACCATATAAGGCCTTTCTAGAAGACTTTCCTTATAGGCTTTAAATTCACTGCAAATGACTTCCCATTGGTAAAGCACATCCTCTGGGGTGCCCACACTTAGGTCGAGAACATGAATAAGCACGCGGGTCCGCTCTATATGGCGGAGAAAATATATACCCAGCCCTTTATTCTCATGCGCGCCTTCTATTAGTCCAGGCACATCTGCAACTACAATTCGATCGTCATCTACCGCAAGGATCCCCAAATTAGGAGAAAGTGTTGTAAAGGGGTATCCAGCTATCTTAGGCCGCGCATTGGAAATTGCGGCCAAAAGACTTGATTTTCCTGCATTAGGAAGGCCTACTAATCCCACATCCGCAATGAGTTTGAGTTCAAGCCGCAGGTTTCTTTCTTCTCCTTCATCGCCTTTTTCTGCGAATCTTGGAACCCTTCTCATAGAGGTTGCAAAATGCATATTCCCTCTGCCTCCCCTGCCTCCCTTTGCTGCTACTACCTGGTCGCCAGGTTCTACAAGGTCGGCGAGTGGTTCGCCAGTATTCTCATCGTATACTATAGTACCACAGGGGACGAGAATAATAAGGTCTTTGCCAGTCTTACCGACTTTCTTTTGTCCTTGTCCAGGTTCACCATGTTCTGCTCTAAATTTCTTTTCAAATTCGAAGTCAGCTAAGGTATGAATGCCCTCTACTGCTTTGAGAATGATATTCCCACCGTTGCCGCCGTTAGCTCCATCTGGGCCGCCTTTTGGGACAAACTTCTCACGGCGAAAGCTAATGCAGCCGTTTCCGCCTCGTCCGGCTCTGACCATAATACGTACTAGATCAACAAATTTCATACTTTACCACCATCCGGTGTTCTAATGAAAAACAAGGGCCAATCTGCAAGGCCCTTGTTTTTATATACAAAATATAAACTTAAATGACATAAAATTTACCGTCATAAGGGTTACATAGTTTCTATAGAAACAAATTTTCTGTCACCTTTTGTATGATATTTCACAACTCCTGCTGAAAGAGCAAAAAGAGTGTCATCCTTACCGCGCCCCACATTCAAGCCAGGATGGACTTTTGTCCCGCGCTGACGAACAAGGATATTTCCGCCTTTCACTACTTCCCCTGCGTATTTCTTTATTCCAAGCCGTTTGCCAATGCTGTCTCGGCCGTTTGTTGTGCTTCCCTGACCCTTTTTATGAGCAAAGAACTGCAGATCAAAAAAATTGATACGCATTATTTTCGCACCTCCATAAATTTAACATAACCGGCATAACTTTCAGAAATTGTCTTTAGAGATAAAACTATTGTTTCAGCCAGCACCTGTATCTCTTTTTTTTCGGTTCTGGGCCACCATATTTTTATGGTGGCGTTTTCTTCATCCACTAAAAAAGAAGCTTTCTCGACGCAGGCCACCTCTTTGATTCCCACTGCTAAAGCTTGAACAAGTGCTGATATTCCTGCACAAACAATGTCACTTCCTGCTTTAGCGTATCCAGAGTGCCCCATTGCTTCCACTGAAACGATCTCCCCGCTTTGTCTTGTAATAGTAATAATTGTCATAACTGTGAGAGATCGTTACGCCTTATCTAGGCGTTGATGGAGTCGATTTTAACTTCTGTAAAATTCTGACGATGTCCCCTCATCCGTCGGTAATTCTTCTTGCTTTTATACTTGAAGACAAGAATCTTTGGGGCTCTTCCGTGCCGAACGACAGTAGCATTTACTGTTGCGTCAGAAAGATAAGGTGTCCCCACCTGAACTTCACTGTCATTAGATACCATAAGAATCTTATCAAAGACCAGAGATGCCCCTTCATCTACGTGAAGGCTTTCGATACGCACTACGTCTCCAGACTCTACCCTATACTGTTTCCCACCTGTTTCTACAATAGCATACATTAAGAAATGTCCTCCTCCCGCTGGGTATGTGTAGGTAGCTTTCGCTTTTAAACCTATCCCAAGCGTTATTTATACATAAGCTTTAGCATTGTACGTTTCTTCGAATAAGAAGTCAACTATTGAGATAGAAGTTTACCGGCATGCTCCTGGGCTTCAAGAAGAGTTGTGTTTCCTGAAAGCATCCTGGCAATCTCAAGTACCCGCTCGTCCTTTTCTATTTCTTTAATAAAGCTTTTATTTTCCTGTCGGGCCACTACAAAGTGTTGTTCAGCTAATGCCGCTATAGTAGCTTCATGGGTGATTAATATTACCCGGCACTTTTCTGCAAGTTGTTTGAGCTTGTATCCGGCTAAAACCGCGGCTTTCCCCCCCAGCCCAGCTTCAACCTCATCAAATACGAGGGTTCCAGGAAGTTGGCTATCAGGAAGGGCCAGTTGCAAAGCTAACAACAGCCTGCTCAACTCCCCTCCTGAGGCTATTTTCATTACCGGTCCAGGAGGCATCATTCCGCTTGCCATTAAAAACGAGATTTCATCAGCACCGGTACTTTTAATCTTGCCAAGGTCTGAGAGGGTTATTGAAAATGTTATATCCTCCATGGCCATGTCCCGGAGAGAATGGTTGACAGCTTCTTCAAGGGAACGGGCTGTTCTTTCCCTCTTCTTTCTGAGCTCAAGTGCCAGTCTGCTCGCTTCTCTTCTCAGTTTCTTTGCTTCTGCTCCACTTTGCTCTGAGCGCCGATAGCTCTCATTGAGCCATGTCAGGTTCATTTCAGCCTCTTTGCAATAGTTGGTAAGTTCTTCAAGGGTCCTGACGCCTGCCAAACGCTTAAGCTTTCGCAGCGTTCCTAATTTATTTTCAATTTCTTCCTGCTCGGCATAAAGATCCGAAAGTGATTGTTCTGATAAAAGAACGGTTAAACTTTGGGAAAGTTTCTGTAAGAAGACAAGGGCATTGTTCCCCAGCTCTTGATATTTAGAGCCCTTTTCCGTATCAGGGGAAATAATCTGAGTCAACTCGAGGCACAGGTTCTCTATAGAGTCAGCGATGCCCTCCCCAGTTTTTCCTCCTGTTAACCGCGCGAGTATCTGCTCTAGTTTGGTATGTTCATCTATGCTTTTAGATATCCTTTCAAGACGTCCCTCCCATATCGCCTCGCTGTTGGATTCAGGAGAAATGCTCTTAAAGGACTGAAGGATCGAATTGGCATTCTCATATCGATCTATAACTTCCTTTTGTTTCTTTTCTACGGACCGCAGCTCTTTCTCTTTCAACAGAGCATTAGAAAAGACGGAACGTAATTCGTTTTTCAGACAAATTATTTCTTCGCCGCCATAACTGTCGAGTATGTCCCGTTGTCTGTCTGAATCAAGAAGCTCAAGTTGTGCGAACTGGCTTTGTATGCGCAATAGGGGTGCTGCCACTTCATTAAAAAGTGAGAGAGGAAAAAGTTTTCCCTGTATGAAGGTCTTTCCTCGTCCATTTCTTGTAAAGACTCGTTTTAAAAAGAGGTTTCCCTCTTCAGAGCTTATCTCTTCTGGTAACTGAAGGGTTCTAGGGCAGAAAAAAAGGGCAATTACTTCTGCTTCTTCCTCACCGGCCCGAATCAGCTCAGATTGGGCCCTTTTGCCACTGGCAAACTCCAGAGCCCTCACAATGCTGCTTTTCCCCGCGCCGCTTTCACCAGTAATGGCTATAAAACGCCCCTTAAAGTGTAGGTGGGCAGAATCCAGCCCTCCTATATTTCGTAACGAAAGCTCTTCGAGCACCGGCCTCACTCCTTGTTTTCGTTTCGCTCGATACCTTGTCCCCACTTTAGCTTTTCCTGTAGGAGATCAAAGTATGTTCTTTGAGGCAGTGTCACGACATTGACAACTTTATCTCGGGAAAGAGAAAGCTCGATACGGTCTCCTGGCAAAATCTCATATCCAAGCTGCCCATCCTGGGTTAGCATAAGGTCACGATGGGTTCCACGAGGGATGAGGCTGATAACGTCATTTTCTCCTACGATAACGGGACGGGCATATAAGGTGTGGGCACAGATGGGAGCAAGCACCATACAAGGAACATGGGGAGGCACAATGGGCCCTCCCGCTGAAAGAGCGTACGCGGTTGAACCTGTAGGAGTGGAAACAATAACGCCATCTGCCGGTAACATATTGAAATAACGATTGTCTATGCGGATTTCTATAGTAATGACTCTGGCAAAGGCCCCTTTGGTAAGAACGAGATCGTTGAGGGCATAGAGCGTATGCTTGCGCCGTCCTTCCCTCCAGATAATTCCCTCAAGGATACGATGCTGCTGCAGTGCGTATTCTTCACGTAAAATCTGTTCCAGGTCAGCTTCGGCTTCTTCTGGTTTCCCGCAAGCTAGAAATCCTAGGTGTCCGAGATTAATACCATATAGGGAAATAGAGTGATTGAGTATATATCGGCTTGCCCGTAGAAAGGTACCATCACCGCCAATAACCACAGCGAAGTCTATTGTGGATTTCCATACGTCGTCAGGAGTCGCTTGCACCCCCAATATGGAAGCTTCGTGGGGTGGAAAGAGAAAAACTATTCCTTTCTTTTTCCCCCATTGAACAAGACGGTTGGCCATATCGAGTGCACCTTTCTTTTGTGTGTTGACGAGCATGCCAATCTTCTTTTCCATCAATTCTCTTCCCTTTCTTCTCAATTTATAAGAGTTCTATGGCTTTCTTCTACTAGTGTATCAAAATCAATGGCATGAGAATTCCCATGCCCATTTTTTTGCAGGTAGAATAAAAACTCTATGTTTCCTTTTGGCCCTTTTATGGGAGACCATGTAGCTCCCTTAAGCCGCAATGTTGTTTGTTCTTCTATAAAAAATGCAACCTCCGTGAGAATATCTTTATGAATTTCGGGCTTTCGAACGATTCCACCCTTACCAAGGCGGTCTTTCCCTGCCTCGAACTGTGGTTTTACAAGACATATTATACTTCCTCCCTTTGAAATAAGACTGTCAACTACAGGGAGGAGGAGCTTCAATGAAATAAAGGAAGCATCAATGGTCACCATGTCCAGAGGCTCATCAAAATGCTCCCGCTGCAAATAGCGGGCGTTAGTTCGTTCCATAACGACCACTCTTGAATCGTTTCGCAATTTCCAGGCTAACTGGCCATAGCCCACATCCACTGCGTAAACTCGACGGGCCCCTCTAGCAAGAAGAACATCTGTAAAACCACCGGTAGACGCTCCCAAATCCATGCAAACCTTGCCTTTCGGATCCACAGAAAAAACCTCAAGAGCCCGTAGAAGTTTATAGGCGCCTCTGCTCACCCATTCACTCTCGTTTGTTCTTATTTCAAGAGGTGCGTCTTCCGGAAGCAAGGTTCCAGCTTTATCAATTTTTTGCTGGGACGAGAAGACCTTGCCTTCCAGAATAAGAGCCTGAGCCTTCGCCCTTGTTGCAGCCAGTTTTCTTTCTACAATAAGTTTATCGACTCTTTCTTTGAGCTTCTTCTTTATAACAATTCACCACTCTCTGATACGTTAAGCCGCAGTATTCTCTTTGAATTGCGGGTGTTCCGTGAGGAACGAAGAGATCGGGGATCCCTAAAGGGAGAACACGGGCTTTAAAAGCGAATTCTGCGCTTCTGGACGCAATGGCTTCGCCTACCCCGCCGAATTTATACCCCTCTTCCAAAATGATTACGAGGTTATCCTTTTGGAGGGTTTTGTCAAGGGTGGTCCAGTCCAGGGGTTTGGCACATCGAAGGTCCATAACAGATGGGGCTGGTACTCCTTCCTCTATGGCCCTTTCCCGGCTTTTCAGGCAGAGATCAATGGTCGCCCCCATCCCTATAAGGGTCCACTCCTTACCATCCATCAGGATTTCACTCTGAAAAGGGGATAGTGCCGGCGTTGTCTCATGACGAATTATTGCTTCCGGGGCAATTCCCCTTGAATATCGGATGATTGTTGGCTTATGGTGAGCCAGGCCGAACTGAAAGGCTTTTTCGAGATCTATCCTGTCTCTAGGAATAAGCATATTTACGTTAGGTATAGTTTTGCACCAGGCAATATCAAAAAGTCCCTGATGCGTTTCCCCGTCTTCACCGACAAGGCCTCCTCTATCCACGGCTATGACCACAGGGAGATCTTGAAGGGCGATATCGTGGGCCAGCTGATCCATAGCCCTTTGAAGAAAGGTGGAATAGATGAACACAACCGGTCTGAGCCCACCGGCCGCCATCCCGGCCGCCATGGTAAGCATGTGCTCTTCGGCTATTCCCACATCAAAGAAACGGTCGGGAAAACGGAGGGCAAATTCATCGAGGCGGGTTCCATTCTTCATGGCTGCTGTGAGACAGACTATACGGGAATCCTTTTCTGCCATTGAGCATAATACTTCAGTAGCGGAAGCACTCCAGCTTGTACCTGTAGTTTTTTTTACAAATCCATTTACAGGTACTCCATGATAGGTATCAGGATGTTTTTCAGCACAGGGAAGCCCTTTCCCCTTTTTCGTCACTACATGGATCAGTACGGACTTATGATAGCTTTTTGCCATTTTAAGAACCGTTTCCATTTCCTCTATGTTATGTCCGTCAAAGGGGCCCCAATAATTGATATCAAGTTCGTCAAAGATATTGTCAGGTTTCACCAGGGATTTTATATGGTCCTTAAATTTAGCCAAAACATTTTCTATTGACTGACCCTGAGGTATAGAGGCGCAGGATTCTTTAATATATTTCTTCAAGCTGTTATATGCCTGGCTAGAGCTTAATTTGGCCAAATGAGATGCAAAGCCTCCAACACGATGGCCGATGGACATTTTGTTATCATTCAGTATGTATATCACTTTGGTATGGGCGTCTTTTGTGTAGTTTAAGGCTTCAAAGGACAATCCATTCAAAAGAGCTCCATCGCCAATGACAGCCACCACATGGTGCTTTTGGTTCTGAATATCACGGGCTTTACAGTACCCTAGGGCAGCGGATAAGGAAGTACTGCTATGTCCAACGTTGAAATGGTCACAGGGGCTTTCTTCACGCTTGGGAAAGCCGCTTATTCCACCCCATTGACGAAGGGTGGCAAACTGATCTTTTCTATCAGTGAGAATCTTATAAGCGTAGGCCTGATGTCCTACGTCGAAAATAATTCTATCTTCAAGGGGGTTGAATTGCCGCAATAGTGCCACGATAAGTTCAACGGCGCCAAGAGACGATGCTAGATGTCCCCCGTTTTTGGTTACAACTCGTATAATCTCTTCCCGTATATCCTGGCATAAAAAATCCAGGGCTCCGCGGGACATATCTTTTAGATCACGATAGTCTGTCAGTTTGTTCAAAATTCGCATGATCTTTGCAGTGTTGCCTCCTTTACGACGTCAACGACTTCGTTTGGAAAGGGAGAGAGCCAGTTTTTGGAAAAAAACTGCTGAGGAACCTAGCATAAAGAGAGATTCTGCAGCCTCTTTACTTTCTTTTAAAGCCATTTTACGAGCCTCTTCCAATCCGAACTGTGTGACAAACGTAATTTTTTGTTGCGCCGCATCTTTACCGGGAGTTTTCCCCAGTTCTTCTGGTGAAGACGTTACATCTAGTATATCGTCAACAATCTGGAACGCCAAACCCAAATGGCGTCCGTATTTTCCAAAGGCTCCCGCTATTTCTTGAGAAGCTCCTCCCAGAATAGCTCCCG
This region of Aminobacterium colombiense DSM 12261 genomic DNA includes:
- the dxs gene encoding 1-deoxy-D-xylulose-5-phosphate synthase, with protein sequence MRILNKLTDYRDLKDMSRGALDFLCQDIREEIIRVVTKNGGHLASSLGAVELIVALLRQFNPLEDRIIFDVGHQAYAYKILTDRKDQFATLRQWGGISGFPKREESPCDHFNVGHSSTSLSAALGYCKARDIQNQKHHVVAVIGDGALLNGLSFEALNYTKDAHTKVIYILNDNKMSIGHRVGGFASHLAKLSSSQAYNSLKKYIKESCASIPQGQSIENVLAKFKDHIKSLVKPDNIFDELDINYWGPFDGHNIEEMETVLKMAKSYHKSVLIHVVTKKGKGLPCAEKHPDTYHGVPVNGFVKKTTGTSWSASATEVLCSMAEKDSRIVCLTAAMKNGTRLDEFALRFPDRFFDVGIAEEHMLTMAAGMAAGGLRPVVFIYSTFLQRAMDQLAHDIALQDLPVVIAVDRGGLVGEDGETHQGLFDIAWCKTIPNVNMLIPRDRIDLEKAFQFGLAHHKPTIIRYSRGIAPEAIIRHETTPALSPFQSEILMDGKEWTLIGMGATIDLCLKSRERAIEEGVPAPSVMDLRCAKPLDWTTLDKTLQKDNLVIILEEGYKFGGVGEAIASRSAEFAFKARVLPLGIPDLFVPHGTPAIQREYCGLTYQRVVNCYKEEAQRKSR